One stretch of Sinomonas terrae DNA includes these proteins:
- a CDS encoding zinc-dependent alcohol dehydrogenase family protein, whose protein sequence is MPGDKSVPATMRAWESVGAPGTRVRLVERPVPVPYAGEVLVEIEACGVCRTDLHVTDGDLPVHRPHVVPGHEAVGRVVRAGRGGSRFAPGDRVGIPWLRRTCGLCRWCRSGRENLCVDARFTGWDDDGGYAEYTTVPEAFAYRIPDEVPAEQAAPLLCAGIIGYRALRRANLPPAGRLGIYGFGASAHLTAQIAIAQGVEVHVLTRGQEAHQLALELGAASAGPAEGGPPVPLDASILFAPAGELVPIALAGLEQGGTLAVAGIHLSDIPPLQYQAHLFRERTLTSVTANTRRDGEELFALAARLGLRAAVVPYPFEDADRALDDLAGGAHSGVGVLVR, encoded by the coding sequence ATGCCGGGAGACAAGTCAGTGCCTGCCACGATGCGGGCGTGGGAAAGCGTCGGTGCGCCTGGCACCCGCGTCCGCCTCGTCGAGCGACCCGTTCCCGTCCCGTATGCCGGCGAAGTGCTCGTCGAGATCGAGGCGTGCGGCGTCTGCCGGACCGACCTGCACGTCACCGACGGCGACCTGCCCGTTCACCGGCCGCACGTCGTGCCGGGGCATGAGGCGGTCGGGCGCGTCGTCCGTGCTGGTCGGGGTGGGAGCCGGTTTGCGCCGGGTGACAGGGTGGGGATTCCCTGGCTGCGTCGAACGTGCGGCCTCTGCCGATGGTGCCGCTCAGGGCGCGAGAACCTGTGCGTCGACGCGCGCTTCACCGGATGGGACGACGACGGCGGGTACGCCGAGTACACGACCGTCCCTGAAGCTTTCGCCTACCGGATTCCGGACGAAGTGCCGGCCGAACAGGCGGCACCCCTCCTGTGCGCGGGGATCATCGGCTATCGTGCGTTGCGTCGGGCCAATCTCCCACCGGCCGGGCGGCTCGGTATCTACGGCTTCGGGGCCAGTGCCCATCTGACCGCACAGATCGCCATCGCCCAAGGGGTGGAGGTCCATGTGCTGACCCGCGGGCAGGAGGCCCACCAGCTGGCGCTCGAGCTCGGTGCTGCGTCAGCCGGCCCAGCCGAGGGCGGGCCGCCCGTGCCCCTCGACGCCTCGATCCTCTTCGCTCCGGCGGGCGAGCTGGTCCCCATCGCGCTCGCTGGCCTCGAACAGGGCGGCACGCTCGCCGTCGCCGGGATCCACCTGAGCGATATCCCGCCGCTGCAGTATCAGGCTCACCTGTTCCGCGAGCGGACGCTCACCTCAGTGACCGCCAACACCCGGCGTGACGGTGAGGAACTCTTCGCGCTCGCTGCGCGCCTCGGGCTGCGGGCCGCCGTCGTGCCCTACCCCTTCGAGGACGCTGACCGCGCGCTTGACGACCTTGCGGGAGGCGCGCACAGCGGGGTGGGCGTGCTGGTGCGGTGA
- a CDS encoding VIT1/CCC1 transporter family protein: MPTTSPSEPAHKPRQPTPADYRRWRQYLADERAEASIYRALADRREGEEREILLGLADAEGRHEAHWTALLGDQIGRPRAASVRSQILGFLARHFGSVFVLAMAQRAESRSPYSTDPYATPAMAADERIHEEVVRGLAVRGRTRLSGSFRAAVFGANDGLVSNLSLVTGMAASGVSSHVVLLSGVAGLLAGALSMGAGEYISVRSQRELLSASRPTQVTLTAAPALDLDQNELVLVYKARGMSQAAAEHRAAERLGYFTCDCDPSLSLQPERAAEEDEHEAIGSAWQAAISSFCFFASGAIVPILPFLFGMVGVSALVVAAVLVGLVLLGTGAVVGLLAGASPLWRAMRQLLIGFGAAAVTYVLGWIFGAAVG, translated from the coding sequence ATGCCGACTACAAGCCCATCCGAACCCGCCCACAAGCCCCGGCAGCCGACCCCGGCAGACTATCGCCGCTGGCGGCAGTACCTCGCGGACGAGCGCGCCGAGGCTTCGATCTACCGCGCGCTTGCCGACCGTCGTGAGGGCGAGGAGCGCGAGATCCTGCTTGGCCTCGCAGATGCCGAAGGGCGTCACGAGGCGCACTGGACCGCGCTCCTCGGAGATCAGATCGGCAGGCCTCGGGCCGCCTCCGTGCGCAGCCAGATCCTGGGCTTCCTCGCTCGGCACTTCGGCTCCGTATTCGTGCTCGCCATGGCCCAGCGGGCCGAAAGCCGCTCGCCGTACTCGACCGATCCCTACGCCACCCCCGCAATGGCCGCGGACGAGCGGATCCATGAGGAGGTCGTGCGGGGGCTCGCAGTGCGGGGCCGCACCAGGCTCTCCGGCTCGTTCCGTGCAGCTGTCTTCGGGGCCAACGACGGTCTCGTCAGCAACCTCTCACTCGTGACCGGCATGGCGGCCTCGGGCGTATCAAGCCACGTGGTGCTGCTCTCGGGCGTGGCCGGTCTGCTCGCGGGGGCCCTGTCGATGGGGGCCGGTGAGTACATCTCCGTGCGGTCCCAGCGCGAACTGCTCTCGGCCTCGCGCCCCACGCAGGTGACCCTGACGGCGGCTCCTGCCCTTGACCTCGACCAGAACGAGCTCGTGCTCGTCTACAAGGCCCGCGGCATGAGCCAAGCCGCGGCCGAACACCGCGCCGCCGAACGCCTCGGCTACTTCACGTGCGACTGCGACCCGAGCCTCTCGCTCCAGCCTGAGCGCGCGGCCGAGGAGGACGAGCACGAGGCGATCGGCTCCGCCTGGCAGGCTGCCATCAGCAGCTTCTGCTTCTTCGCCTCGGGGGCGATCGTGCCGATCCTGCCGTTCCTGTTCGGGATGGTCGGGGTCTCCGCGCTCGTGGTCGCCGCGGTGTTGGTGGGCTTGGTGCTGTTGGGGACAGGCGCCGTCGTCGGCCTGCTCGCCGGCGCTTCGCCGCTCTGGCGCGCCATGCGGCAGCTGCTCATCGGCTTCGGCGCCGCAGCAGTCACCTACGTGCTGGGATGGATCTTCGGAGCGGCGGTCGGCTAA
- a CDS encoding LOG family protein has product MNATPALSPMPRTLDVESLDQFDELVAGGARQMSGWHLQSIDFSGRSAQLKAMDPSGAVFLGCVLAPGMDDSLRARGALVFPAIPGLPFNPYRPGLYTGPELYEGVEFRPYEETPDALIYAWTKQQGRAGVEGALSVALHDHHIGESLQDALKGPFAGRKIVGVMGGHAAQRGSQTYDDAARLGRGLAGAGLVVATGGGPGTMEAANLGAYLSSAPEDELDDALRRLAVVPGFRPSVSAWARAALAVVGSHPGGTPSLGIPTWFYGHEPPNMFATHIAKYFANAVREAVLLEKANGGVVFLPGAAGTVQEVFQDACENYYATPEAINPMVLMGKRYWTEELPAWSLLERLAAGRGMAERVHLVDSVDEAVAVLAA; this is encoded by the coding sequence ATGAATGCGACCCCCGCGCTCAGCCCGATGCCCCGAACGCTCGACGTCGAGTCACTCGATCAGTTCGACGAGCTCGTTGCAGGCGGCGCCCGGCAGATGTCGGGCTGGCATCTCCAGTCGATCGACTTCAGCGGACGCTCCGCTCAGCTGAAGGCCATGGATCCCTCGGGCGCCGTGTTTCTCGGCTGCGTTCTCGCGCCCGGGATGGACGACTCCCTCCGGGCGAGGGGCGCGCTCGTCTTTCCCGCGATCCCCGGCCTCCCGTTCAATCCCTACCGCCCCGGCCTCTACACCGGGCCGGAGCTCTATGAGGGCGTCGAATTCCGGCCCTACGAGGAGACCCCCGACGCCCTCATCTACGCTTGGACCAAGCAGCAGGGGAGGGCGGGGGTCGAGGGAGCCCTCTCGGTCGCGCTGCACGACCATCACATCGGCGAGTCCCTCCAGGATGCGCTCAAGGGCCCGTTTGCCGGCCGAAAGATCGTCGGCGTCATGGGTGGCCACGCGGCGCAGCGGGGGAGCCAGACGTACGACGACGCCGCTCGCCTCGGGCGCGGGCTCGCTGGGGCGGGGCTCGTGGTCGCCACGGGCGGCGGACCCGGGACGATGGAGGCCGCCAACCTCGGCGCGTATCTTTCTAGCGCCCCCGAGGACGAACTCGACGACGCTCTCCGCCGCCTCGCCGTCGTCCCCGGATTCCGCCCCTCGGTGAGCGCTTGGGCACGGGCCGCCCTCGCCGTCGTCGGTTCGCACCCGGGCGGGACTCCCAGCCTCGGCATCCCGACCTGGTTCTACGGCCACGAGCCGCCCAACATGTTCGCAACCCACATCGCGAAGTACTTCGCGAATGCCGTGCGTGAGGCAGTGCTGCTTGAGAAGGCCAATGGGGGAGTGGTGTTCCTCCCGGGCGCGGCGGGCACGGTGCAGGAAGTGTTCCAGGACGCTTGCGAGAACTACTACGCGACGCCGGAGGCTATCAACCCCATGGTCCTCATGGGCAAGCGCTACTGGACCGAGGAGCTTCCGGCGTGGTCCCTCCTCGAGCGTCTCGCGGCGGGCCGGGGGATGGCCGAGCGCGTCCACCTCGTGGACTCGGTGGACGAGGCGGTCGCGGTCCTGGCCGCATAG
- a CDS encoding Gfo/Idh/MocA family oxidoreductase: MKQVTLGLVGVGRIGVMHAHNIAALREQFAARSVDLRLKLTDVAEEHARSVAAEVGAEFVPGGAAGLIASGVDALVVATGTPTHPELIRAGVDAGIPIFCEKPVAGSVAESLPVLDYITEHGGILQIGHQRRFDAGYLEAKRRFDAGEIGWIHSLRAMTGDMFPPSVEFIATSGGLFRDCSVHDFDILRWLTGREIVEVYAKGSNNGDPAIGQVGDVDTALAVVTFDDGTVGTVSATRYNGAGHDVRLEVQGSKSSVMVGLDDKTALRSTEAGVSFPAGETHKTFAERFDAAYRAELAAFVELVLGERANPCAPEDAVAASRVADAAQESLETGRPVRVNVPARA, encoded by the coding sequence GTGAAGCAAGTGACCCTCGGACTCGTCGGCGTCGGACGGATCGGCGTCATGCACGCGCACAACATCGCCGCGCTCCGCGAGCAGTTCGCGGCCCGCTCCGTCGACCTTCGGCTCAAGCTCACCGATGTCGCCGAGGAGCATGCTCGCTCGGTCGCAGCCGAGGTCGGCGCTGAATTCGTGCCCGGCGGCGCCGCCGGGCTCATCGCCTCCGGGGTCGACGCCCTCGTGGTCGCGACCGGCACCCCGACGCACCCCGAGCTCATCCGCGCCGGCGTCGACGCGGGCATCCCCATCTTCTGTGAGAAGCCCGTCGCAGGCTCGGTCGCGGAGTCGCTCCCCGTCCTGGACTACATCACCGAGCATGGCGGCATCCTGCAGATCGGCCACCAGCGGCGCTTCGACGCCGGCTACCTCGAGGCCAAGCGCCGTTTCGACGCTGGCGAGATCGGTTGGATCCACTCGCTCCGCGCGATGACGGGCGACATGTTCCCGCCCTCGGTCGAGTTCATCGCGACCTCGGGGGGCCTGTTCCGCGACTGCTCAGTCCACGACTTCGACATCCTCCGCTGGCTCACCGGACGCGAGATCGTCGAGGTGTACGCGAAGGGCTCCAACAACGGGGACCCGGCGATCGGCCAGGTCGGCGACGTCGACACCGCGCTCGCCGTCGTGACGTTCGACGACGGCACAGTCGGCACCGTCTCCGCGACGCGGTACAACGGTGCTGGCCACGACGTCCGGCTCGAGGTCCAGGGCTCGAAATCATCCGTGATGGTCGGGCTCGACGACAAGACCGCACTCCGTTCGACTGAGGCGGGTGTCTCGTTCCCCGCTGGCGAGACGCACAAGACGTTCGCGGAGCGGTTCGACGCGGCGTACCGGGCGGAGCTCGCGGCGTTTGTGGAGCTCGTGCTCGGCGAACGGGCGAACCCGTGCGCACCCGAGGACGCCGTCGCGGCGTCCCGAGTGGCCGATGCCGCGCAGGAGTCGCTCGAGACGGGCCGCCCGGTACGGGTCAACGTTCCGGCGCGGGCCTAG
- a CDS encoding LacI family DNA-binding transcriptional regulator, which translates to MARSVTILDVAALAGVSKSAASLALRGTGYVSEAKRRAVLEAAEELGYRPNAAARAMGSARSGIVGLILDDLRNPWFVPAVEGLSEGLHAVGLRPLLGDWRLEGASLVERFLELRVEGIAAVGTLDGAERALARIAPVRAVQVGSPRAQAPGASIVTNDDAEGARRVVRHLAALGHRKIAHLGAPGTAVGDARRAGFEAEARSLGLEFRTVDAGLTEDAGYRAGHGLLAAPDRPTAVFAVNDMAALGALSAAEELGLSVPADVSLAGYDDTPAARLRALGLTSVDNASREAGRMAARLLGEAIEGLSGGEGQTILLTPELKARTSTAPPPAVAR; encoded by the coding sequence GTGGCCAGATCCGTGACCATCCTCGATGTCGCGGCGCTCGCGGGCGTTTCGAAGTCGGCGGCGTCATTGGCCCTCCGCGGCACCGGCTACGTGAGCGAGGCCAAGCGGCGGGCAGTTCTCGAGGCGGCCGAGGAGCTCGGCTATCGTCCCAACGCCGCGGCCCGTGCGATGGGCTCGGCGCGCAGCGGGATCGTCGGGCTCATCCTCGACGACCTCCGGAACCCGTGGTTCGTCCCGGCCGTCGAGGGTCTCTCGGAAGGGCTGCACGCGGTCGGCCTCAGACCGCTTCTCGGCGACTGGCGCCTCGAGGGGGCCTCGCTCGTCGAGCGCTTCCTCGAACTCCGCGTCGAGGGAATCGCCGCCGTCGGAACGCTCGACGGCGCGGAGCGGGCGCTCGCACGGATCGCGCCGGTGCGCGCGGTCCAAGTGGGTTCACCCCGTGCGCAGGCGCCCGGCGCTTCCATTGTCACGAACGACGACGCCGAGGGCGCCCGCCGCGTCGTGCGGCACCTTGCCGCGCTGGGCCACCGAAAGATCGCCCACCTCGGGGCGCCGGGAACCGCCGTCGGCGACGCGCGGAGGGCGGGCTTCGAGGCCGAAGCCCGCAGCCTTGGCCTCGAGTTCCGCACAGTCGACGCGGGGCTGACAGAGGACGCGGGCTATCGCGCAGGCCACGGCCTGCTCGCGGCCCCCGACCGGCCGACGGCGGTGTTCGCTGTCAACGACATGGCGGCCCTCGGCGCCCTCTCCGCAGCCGAGGAACTCGGCCTCTCAGTGCCCGCCGACGTGTCCCTGGCCGGCTACGACGACACTCCCGCGGCCCGGCTCCGGGCCCTGGGCCTGACGAGCGTGGACAACGCGAGCCGCGAGGCGGGGCGCATGGCAGCGCGGCTGCTCGGCGAGGCCATCGAGGGCCTTTCCGGCGGCGAGGGGCAGACGATCCTGCTCACCCCAGAGCTCAAGGCGCGGACGAGCACGGCGCCGCCCCCCGCCGTCGCCCGCTGA
- the solA gene encoding N-methyl-L-tryptophan oxidase, which translates to MTQGYTHIVIGAGAIGSAAAYWLSRRPETRVLVIEQFDLVNTLNSSGDVSRIIRHAYHSTDYTTLTPAMFEAWHEIEERSGLQLYVTTGGLDLATSAESSLAELGAYRAALAAEGIPYEDLTAREIRARYPQWNIDDDVSGMYQEAGGLIDIRKSVAAHTSLALANGVEFLPHTKATDVVVRPDSVTVRTARGDFDADNLVVAAASWLGELMPDLGLDYSLTLSQEQVSYFTSQHLAEFTPSKFPIWIFHGEETFYGFPVYGEPAVKVARDMRGRFIESGERVFEGDDGEAAILRGFLERYLPAAAGPVYANRTCVYDMAPDRDFVLDTLPHAPHVAVFNGAGHAGKFASLVGKILAELLSDGTSSLPIDAFSLRRPAIADPAFEPVFRLG; encoded by the coding sequence GTGACGCAGGGTTATACGCACATCGTGATCGGTGCCGGGGCGATCGGCTCCGCCGCGGCCTACTGGCTTTCTCGCCGGCCGGAGACGAGGGTGCTCGTGATCGAGCAATTCGACCTCGTCAACACGCTCAACTCCTCGGGCGACGTCTCCCGCATCATCCGCCACGCCTACCACAGCACGGACTACACGACGCTCACGCCCGCCATGTTCGAGGCCTGGCACGAGATCGAGGAGCGCTCCGGCCTGCAGCTGTACGTCACGACCGGCGGTCTCGACCTCGCTACCTCGGCGGAGAGCAGCCTCGCCGAGCTCGGCGCCTACCGTGCGGCACTCGCGGCCGAGGGGATCCCGTACGAGGACCTCACAGCCCGCGAGATCCGGGCCCGGTACCCGCAATGGAACATCGATGACGATGTGAGCGGCATGTACCAGGAGGCGGGCGGCCTCATCGACATCCGGAAGAGCGTGGCTGCGCATACTTCGCTCGCCCTCGCCAACGGCGTCGAGTTCCTCCCGCACACGAAGGCGACCGACGTCGTCGTCCGCCCCGACAGCGTGACGGTGCGGACCGCGCGGGGCGACTTCGACGCGGACAATCTCGTGGTTGCCGCCGCGTCCTGGCTCGGCGAGCTCATGCCCGATCTCGGCCTCGACTACAGCCTCACGCTCTCACAGGAACAGGTCAGCTACTTCACGTCTCAGCACCTCGCTGAATTCACGCCCTCGAAGTTTCCCATCTGGATCTTCCATGGCGAGGAGACGTTCTACGGCTTCCCCGTCTATGGCGAGCCCGCGGTCAAAGTCGCGCGGGACATGCGCGGGCGGTTCATCGAAAGCGGCGAGCGGGTTTTCGAGGGCGACGACGGCGAGGCCGCGATCCTGCGCGGCTTCCTCGAGCGGTATCTGCCCGCAGCAGCCGGGCCTGTGTACGCGAACCGGACCTGCGTGTACGACATGGCGCCCGATCGCGACTTCGTCCTCGACACGCTGCCGCACGCACCGCACGTCGCGGTGTTCAACGGCGCTGGGCACGCGGGCAAGTTCGCGAGCCTCGTCGGGAAGATCCTCGCCGAGCTGCTGAGCGACGGCACCTCGTCGCTCCCGATCGATGCGTTTTCGCTGCGCCGTCCCGCGATCGCTGACCCGGCGTTCGAGCCCGTCTTCCGGCTCGGCTGA